Proteins from a single region of Ziziphus jujuba cultivar Dongzao chromosome 1, ASM3175591v1:
- the LOC112489834 gene encoding probable disease resistance protein At4g27220 — MKENMKILDRKLEELNARKKDKDLRKKRELRPGKIPKEEVETWFNEVEEINEEIRSIREEAEKVNYFFRASIGMKLPGMIQRVEDLYGRIENVNGGLVETDPNFGAKLPTTTLVRESTSGRVYEEIMKWLINDEDVRKIGIYGMGGTGKTTVLKHINNSLLDGEQQKFDNVIWVSVSKSNAFKFQDAIAQQLNIEDILKGRETDEMRRAAMIEAALEGKGRYVLILDDIWESYDLEQVGIPEPSLENGCKLVLSTRSYEVCKRMGCKDFPMGLLPKEEAQKMFSDTVGHDVILKNPKLKPIADEIVERCHGVVLAIVTLASSLKPAINEYEWKDTLEQMKGSTRGLNGNEVHTKVLDSLKISYERLKDESLQQCLLYCALYPEDHEIERDELVEFLIVEGMISLRSTSKRADMVSKGLGMLKKLEYASLLENCRIKSVKLHDLVREMALRLTDHANPRFMVEAGVGLKDIPDEEEWKEDLVRVSLMHNRISNIPSGMSPRCPKLVTLRLNFNFFLKSIPDCFLSNMNSLSVLDLSYTLIRSLPNTVVTLVNLTALLLRECFGVEHVPSLENLKALKKLDFYKSGISELPQGMEMLVMLTYLNIDHTRITMIADGLLPKLRRLECLICPRKSGLPLSLAKRICIRGEELARLTKLETFQGILCDVNHLNKYVKSLADGGPTKYTIQLGGDEGGYGNTKDFGYDRVVLITECRASESDVLGDYPIWVPKDVELLIIGNCTMVGSLCNVVSLKKATDFKACSIYDCDSLKHLASSSSFSGIPLFQTLEELELVRLSDFFGLIEVEKSPPSLTSPLPYSSLRKIQVHDCPNVKKLFTLVTLLQLQKLEQIDIRRCEQMVEIIAVESEHEDQITETNASALSKLRTLRLEWLPELESICNGKENLIADCSQDVIINECEKLKRIPFLDKEPCPPPSLQRVMVQKEWWDSLEWNYPEASKLLQPLCQEVPNHPFY, encoded by the exons ATGAAAGAAAACATGAAAATCCTTGATAGAAAGTTGGAAGAATTAAATgcaagaaagaaagataaagatttgagaaagaaaagagagctGCGGCCAGGAAAAATACCCAAGGAAGAAGTTGAAACTTGGTTCAACGAAGTAGAAGAAATTAATGAGGAAATAAGAAGTATCAGAGAAGAAGCTGAGAAAGTGAACTACTTTTTCCGGGCTTCCATTGGAATGAAACTTCCAGGTATGATACAACGTGTGGAAGACCTGTATGGGAGGATAGAGAATGTAAATGGTGGTTTAGTTGAAACGGATCCTAATTTTGGAGCCAAGCTACCAACAACAACATTAGTAAGAGAGTCTACAAGTGGAAGAGTATATGAAGAAATAATGAAATGGTTAATCAATGACGAGGATGTCAGAAAGATTGGGATCTATGGAATGGGAGGAACTGGTAAAACAACAGTTCTTAAACACATTAACAACTCCCTTTTAGATGGAGAGCAACAAAAGTTTGACAATGTGATTTGGGTGTCAGTATCAAAGTCAAATGCGTTCAAGTTCCAAGATGCGATTGCCCAACAGCTGAACATAGAGGACATTTTGAAAGGCAGAGAGACTGATGAAATGAGAAGGGCAGCGATGATAGAAGCTGCACTAGAGGGTAAAGGTAGATATGTGCTGATCCTCGACGATATCTGGGAATCTTATGACCTCGAGCAGGTAGGAATCCCTGAACCTAGCTTGGAAAATGGATGCAAATTAGTACTGTCAACGCGAAGCTACGAAGTTTGTAAGCGTATGGGTTGTAAGGACTTCCCAATGGGGCTTCTTCCAAAAGAGGAGGCACAAAAAATGTTCTCAGATACAGTTGGTCATGATGTGATccttaaaaatccaaaattgaaaCCAATTGCTGATGAAATTGTTGAAAGATGTCATGGTGTGGTTCTTGCCATTGTTACACTAGCATCGAGTTTAAAACCCGCTATCAATGAGTACGAGTGGAAGGATACATTAGAACAAATGAAAGGGTCTACAAGGGGATTAAATGGCAACGAGGTCCACACGAAAGTGCTTGACAGCTTAAAAATTAGCTACGAGCGTTTGAAGGATGAGTCACTTCAACAATGCCTTCTCTATTGCGCACTCTATCCGGAAGATCATGAAATTGAAAGAGATGAGTTGGTAGAGTTTTTAATCGTGGAGGGAATGATTAGTCTGAGGAGCACTTCAAAGCGAGCTGATATGGTTTCAAAAGGACTTGGTATGTTGAAAAAGCTTGAATATGCTTCCTTATTGGAAAATTGTAGGATCAAATCAGTGAAGTTGCATGATTTGGTGAGAGAAATGGCGCTGAGACTTACTGATCATGCTAATCCTCGATTCATGGTAGAAGCCGGTGTGGGATTGAAAGACATACCAGATGAAGAAGAATGGAAAGAGGATCTTGTAAGAGTTTCTCTTATGCACAACAGAATATCAAACATTCCTTCTGGTATGTCACCAAGGTGTCCTAAGCTTGTAACATTGAggctaaattttaatttcttcttaaaAAGCATTCCAGATTGTTTTCTCTCAAACATGAATAGTCTTAGTGTTCTCGATCTATCCTATACCCTCATTAGAAGTCTACCAAACACAGTCGTTACTTTGGTGAATCTCACTGCTTTATTGCTTAGAGAATGTTTTGGAGTGGAACATGTACCATCATTAGAAAATCTCAAAGCTTTAAAGAAGCTGGACTTTTATAAGTCAGGAATTAGTGAATTACCTCAAGGCATGGAAATGTTGGTGATGCTGACATACCTCAACATTGATCATACTAGAATAACCATGATAGCTGATGGGTTGTTACCCAAACTCCGACGTCTAGAATGCCTTATATGTCCTCGGAAATCTGGTCTTCCTTTGAGCTTGGCAAAGAGAATATGCATAAGAGGAGAAGAGTTAGCAAGATTGACAAAGCTAGAGACTTTCCAAGGCATACTATGTGACGTCAACCACCTCAACAAATATGTCAAGTCCTTGGCGGATGGAGGACCAACCAAGTACACAATCCAGTTGGGAGGCGATGAAGGTGGATATGGGAATACAAAAGATTTCGGGTACGACAGAGTTGTACTTATAACAGAATGCAGAGCAAGTGAAAGTGATGTTCTAGGAGATTACCCAATTTGGGTCCCTAAAGATGTTGAGCTGCTGATAATCGGGAACTGCACCATGGTAGGAAGTTTGTGCAATGTGGTGTCTTTGAAGAAAGCAACAGATTTCAAGGCCTGTTCTATTTATGACTGTGATAGTTTAAAGCAtttggcttcttcttcttcttttagcgGCATTCCTCTGTTTCAAACCCTTGAGGAACTGGAACTGGTGAGGTTGTCCGACTTCTTCGGTTTGATCGAAGTAGAGAAAAGTCCACCATCTCTAACCTCACCGCTCCCTTATTCTTCTCTTAGGAAGATACAGGTCCACGACTGTCCGAATGTAAAGAAATTGTTCACCCTTGTGACATTGCTGCAGCTCCAAAAGCTGGAGCAGATTGATATCAGAAGGTGTGAGCAGATGGTGGAAATAATAGCTGTGGAATCCGAACACGAAGATCAAATAACGGAGACGAACGCATCCGCTCTCTCTAAATTGAGGACCTTGAGATTGGAATGGCTACCGGAATTGGAGAGCATCTGCAATGGAAAGGAAAACTTGATTGCTGATTGTTCGCAGGATGTTATAATAAATGAATGCGAGAAGCTGAAGAGGATACCATTCCTGGATAAAGAACCATGTCCTCCACCTTCTCTGCAAAGGGTCATGGTACAGAAAGAATGGTGGGATTCACTTGAATGGAACTACCCAGAAGCTAGCAAGCTGCTTCAACCTTTATGCCAG GAAGTACCAAACCATCCATTTTACTGA